The Penicillium oxalicum strain HP7-1 chromosome V, whole genome shotgun sequence genomic interval GTAAACAGGTGAGGATGTGACTTACCAAGGGATTGTCGTGGCTCAAACAGGACCGCGAGGTCGTGAACATTCGCCTTACAACACTCATATGGTTGTACATAGCTATTACCACGGGATAAATGGTTCCAAATCAAGAGTATCCGAAATTAATATTGATATAGATCAGGAATAGCATCACGCATGACTTCGTCACAACCGCAGAATAGTTGATTATTCTGCCGGGTCTCGCGGCACCGCTCGCGATAACAGATATCAGAAGCTAATCCCAAAGTGGTAGGTTACTCCGTTATCCGGatcatcaaaaaaaaagttatcGGACAAGTCCTGCTTCTTGTTACAGTATCTGTATCTCGACAAGTTATGGCTCCCGAAAAGGCGCGTTCAGCGCGGTCACTCGCAGATCAGCTAGCTGATCTTGAAGATCCTACACCGAAGGGTATGTCCTACTCAGCTCAAGCAACAACGTGCAGCGTCAAAATTACGAGGAGGCTAAAATTTGGCCTCAGACTTTGATCCCGAGGACATTGACCGTGATGTGGACTCAAGTGGTGATGAAGGGCCAACAAAGGCCTCGGACATGAACGCAGGCAGGGAACACTATCAATCAGTTGGGTATGTCATGTCACCAGTGCGCATCTCCCCCGGCACAACTTCTAACCCCGAACAGAAAAGGAAAGCTCCGAAAATCTGAACCCGCCGACCTGGGAGAGCAATACGCCGGCGCTCGTGTCAGCAGAGATCAATTGGATGCAGACAGTGACGATGACCCGTTTGCCGCACGTCCTGACGACGAGGTATCATCCGCGAccgacgaagacgacgatTCTGCGTCTGAATCCAACGTCAGTGGGGAGGACTCGCAAagcgacgacgaggacgatttTGGTGCGGCTGGGGAATCGAGTGACTCTGAGCTTGATGgcgacgaagaggaggagcttTCAGAcggcgaagaggatgatgaagaggatgatgagtTCAGTGATGAGGAGGACTCAGATGCCGATTCCAAGGGCCGCAAGTTGGCCAAATCTCAGAAAAACGGGGGAGAGCGGTCAACTAGCTCTCACGATGATCGCGATGAGCTGCGACGACTCATGGCATCTGACCAGAAGACGATTGCCGCGACTATCTCTCAGGCCGCCAAAGCAGATGCCGCAAAGGGAAAGGCCGTTAAGGAGCAACGTTCGACATTTGATGCACTCCTCAACTCGAGGATAAAGCTCCAGAAAGGCATGGGTGCTATCAATCAGATGGTCGGTGTGGCGGTGGTGACGGAAGAGGCAAATGGAACCGAGGATGCGGGCAAAACAAACTCAGAGGCTATCAAGTCCGCCGAGGACGCTGCACTTGCTCTGTGGTCTACGTTGGAAGGTTTGCGCATTGCGCTTGCGGATGCTCACAGCAAAGACGGAGCCAAGAAGCGTAAGCGTGCAGACCCCGTTTCAAATTCTACTCCGTCTCAATCTCTCTGGGAGCGCATGTCTAGCCTCGAGGCCGAGTCCTTACTTCATCGTCGAGCTGTGCTGGACAAATGGTCCTCCAAGGTCCGTGGCCCTGCCGCTTCCCTTCCGAATGCTCGTGGCAAATTGATGGGGTCGGCTTCCGGCACTCAAACAATCACCACCGTCCTCGACGCCCATGTAGCGACCGAGATAGGCGACCGGGCCAGCAAGCGCGCCCGCCGAGGCACCGTCTCTACTGGTAATGCTACAGATGAGACCCCCGACACTGTCTATGACGACACCGTATTCTACCAATCCCTGCTACGCGACCTTGTCGAGCAACGCATGGCTTCCGAAGCTATGACTGGCGGTCTCGACACTCTTCAACAGCTGCCTTCGCGTCTGCCAATTCATCCCATCACTGGCATGCGCAACGACAAAAATCGCAAGGAAGTTGATACACGAGCCTCTAAGGGCCGCAAGATGCGATTCAATGTCCACGAAAAGCTACAAAACTTCATGGCCCCCGAAGATCGTGGTTCGTGGACCGTTCGTGCTCGAGATGAATTCTTTGCCTCTTTGCTTGGGAAGTCAGCAAGTGGTCTGTTGGGCGAAGGTGACGAGGATGCCAGTGATGTGGAGTCCGATGAAGATCGGGAGGAAGGTGGATTGCGTCTCTTCCGCGGATGAACCCTTCGCGTGTGGTGAGCATATTCACACAGCACAGACGTCAGGGCTCTGTGTATACTGTAGATAGTTGATGATTATGTCGGACGGTTTGATTTCAAGCATTCCCACATTAGAGGTATTTCTGAAAATAACAGCTACTTCGTTTTGAGTGTACCGTCTTCATCTTtatttcctcttcttccacctgTCCCTTCATCTTGAGTCGCCTCTGTCCGTAGTAAACCTATCCATTGTAGGGGATGGCCTTCACCAATATCGACTGAGATTCGGTGTGCGCCACTGCTGCCCTCCTCAATTCTGGGGGAATACTGAACCACGGACATGTACCTACGTAGGTGTCAGTCCCTTCCACTACCCACCGTAATGCAGATACTGTCCATGAGGCATACCACTTTCAACTGTTGAGTCCTCATCAACTTGAGATCTGTGCTGCGGGAGCACCTCAGAAGAATCCATCAGTAGCAGCATCGGAGCCGCAAACTCATTGTTTGAATGCATTTTTCACCTtagtatttttttttcttccagagCTTGGAGGGGACAACTTGAGCGCTGTCGAAATGGATCGAACTCGGATTTCCCCAGACGAAAGGGGTGGAGATCAGTTGCGGGGAATGTCGCCTGGTTCAGATCCCCTCATGACGCCACAACGTTGGCACTCACGTTGGCACTCGCTTTGACCTGGTGGTGATTA includes:
- a CDS encoding Protein bfr2, with amino-acid sequence MAPEKARSARSLADQLADLEDPTPKDFDPEDIDRDVDSSGDEGPTKASDMNAGREHYQSVGKGKLRKSEPADLGEQYAGARVSRDQLDADSDDDPFAARPDDEVSSATDEDDDSASESNVSGEDSQSDDEDDFGAAGESSDSELDGDEEEELSDGEEDDEEDDEFSDEEDSDADSKGRKLAKSQKNGGERSTSSHDDRDELRRLMASDQKTIAATISQAAKADAAKGKAVKEQRSTFDALLNSRIKLQKGMGAINQMVGVAVVTEEANGTEDAGKTNSEAIKSAEDAALALWSTLEGLRIALADAHSKDGAKKRKRADPVSNSTPSQSLWERMSSLEAESLLHRRAVLDKWSSKVRGPAASLPNARGKLMGSASGTQTITTVLDAHVATEIGDRASKRARRGTVSTGNATDETPDTVYDDTVFYQSLLRDLVEQRMASEAMTGGLDTLQQLPSRLPIHPITGMRNDKNRKEVDTRASKGRKMRFNVHEKLQNFMAPEDRGSWTVRARDEFFASLLGKSASGLLGEGDEDASDVESDEDREEGGLRLFRG